The nucleotide sequence AAGATATTTCCTTTGATGCCGATATCAATGCCGAGTTGGCCACTGCCGGTGAAGCCAAGTTCAAAGCGGTTTGTACGGCTTGTCACATGGTCGATAAACGTTTGATAGGCCCAGCACTAAAAGGTGTTTACGAAAGAAGGAGTCCGGCTTGGGTTATGAACATGATCGCCAACCCTGATAAAATGTTGAAAGAAGACCCGATTGCTAAAGCACTTCTAAAAGAATACAACAACGCCATAATGTTGAACCAAAATCTTTCTGACGAAGATACAAGAGCGGTTGCGGAATACTTGCGCACCCTGTAAGGTCGACATTTTTTATACTATTATGCCGTTATCCTTCTATCTTAGGGTAACGGCATACTTTTTTTGAATATATTAGAGGTTCTTAACCCATCCAAAAAAACATTTACATTGAAACTACTACGCCATTTTTTTACTGCCATTATTATTTTTTCGTGTACGGGCACGTCTTTTTCCCAAAAGATAAAGCCAAAGAAAGTAAAGGAAACCATGCAACGTGTTGCCGATTGGCAAATTGACCACTTTGACGGATTGTACAGCGACCATAAGAAGCCACATCACCCATTGGACTGGACCAATGGCGCACTCTATGTAGGCATGGTCAAATGGGCCGCTATGGCAGACAACGATAGTTATTACGAATGGCTAAAGAAGATAGGTGAAGAAAACGCCTGGCAATTGTACAGAAGAAAATACCACGCAGACGACCATACGGTTGGTCAAATGTATATTGAGCTGTATCGAAAATACAAAGACGAAAAAATGATTGCCCCTACCAAAGAGCAATTCAACTTTTTAATGTACCACCCCTCACAAAGTGTCTTAAATTGGGCTACCCCATACCACCAAGACCGTTGGAACTGGTGTGATGCCCTTTTTATGTCTCCCCCTGTATGGGCTAAATTGTATAAGGTTACGGGCGAAGAAAAATACCTAGATTTCATGCTTTCCGAGTTTAAGGCTTCCACCGATTTTCTTTTTGATAAGGAAGAGAGCCTATATTACCGTGACGAACGATACTTCGACAAATTGGACAATGGCACTAAAGTATTTTGGTCTAGAGGAAACGGCTGGGTATTTGCCGGTCTTGTCAATATCATGAACGAACTTGAACCACAGAGTGAAGCCTACGCCTATTTCTTGGACATCTATAAAAAAATGGCCGAAAAATTAATTGCGATACAGACTTCTGAAGGGCATTGGGCCATGAGCCTGTTGGGACAAGAGTTTTACCCTACCCCAGAAACAAGCGGATCATCTTTTTACGTGTACGGCCTGGCATGGGGTATCAACAATGGGATACTGGACAAAAAGACTTACGAACCGGCCGTAAAAAAAGGCTGGAACGCCATGGTAAGCCATGTAACAAAAGACGGTATGCTAGGCTATGTGCAACCTATTGGCGCAGCCCCAGGAAAAGCTTGGCCCGATAAAACCGAAGTATACGGAACAGGGGCTTTCTTAAGTGCAGGCTCTGAAGTATATAAACTTTACGGAGGCGAATAAACACCAACGTATCATATAGATCACGGCCGCTCTAAATATTAGATTTCGATTTCAGGCTTGTCAACGGCAACCTTGTAGGTAGGGTCCTCCATAACGTTAACGTCGATAATATCTTCGGCGTTCGCCAATAGACGGATACAATCTTTGCTAAGGTGGCGAAGGTGTACCTTTTTACCAGCTTTGGCGTAACGTTCGGTAATCTTATTCAAGGCCTCTATACCCGACATGTCGGCCACACGGCTTTCCTTGAAGTCTATAACCACTTCCTTGGGGTCGTTCGCGATATCGAATTTCTCAGAAAATAAGGTCGTTGAGCCAAAGAATAAGGGGCCGTATATTTCATAGTGCTTTACTCCGTTTTCATCG is from Zobellia galactanivorans and encodes:
- a CDS encoding c-type cytochrome, which produces MKKLLSVLALGALLASCGEEKKEEKKGGFEMNRTKTETKAVEAKSEGVPVDMDNQGVGPYKDISFDADINAELATAGEAKFKAVCTACHMVDKRLIGPALKGVYERRSPAWVMNMIANPDKMLKEDPIAKALLKEYNNAIMLNQNLSDEDTRAVAEYLRTL
- a CDS encoding glycoside hydrolase family 88/105 protein: MKLLRHFFTAIIIFSCTGTSFSQKIKPKKVKETMQRVADWQIDHFDGLYSDHKKPHHPLDWTNGALYVGMVKWAAMADNDSYYEWLKKIGEENAWQLYRRKYHADDHTVGQMYIELYRKYKDEKMIAPTKEQFNFLMYHPSQSVLNWATPYHQDRWNWCDALFMSPPVWAKLYKVTGEEKYLDFMLSEFKASTDFLFDKEESLYYRDERYFDKLDNGTKVFWSRGNGWVFAGLVNIMNELEPQSEAYAYFLDIYKKMAEKLIAIQTSEGHWAMSLLGQEFYPTPETSGSSFYVYGLAWGINNGILDKKTYEPAVKKGWNAMVSHVTKDGMLGYVQPIGAAPGKAWPDKTEVYGTGAFLSAGSEVYKLYGGE